From the Apus apus isolate bApuApu2 chromosome 4, bApuApu2.pri.cur, whole genome shotgun sequence genome, one window contains:
- the LOC127384024 gene encoding neurotrypsin-like — protein MEIPKVLGVLVELLSLLSCLSCMEAFLGSQPNQNHLQSAVSSVCGVGPLGYYNGSLAVTEAGAECLNWAEFPDYVQQYPDRGLGDHNHCRNPDGGTTPWCFYRLASGAIGWANCDCNQGAVRLAEDSSVELYFSGLWGAICADHWTDWDASVVCRQLGLSEIGTAGKKSHPGLWPVPLHLQSANCHGDEKALLQCGYREAVSGACKQGSAVVTCVPPEGVGAPLRLVGGKESFEGRVEVYHDGKWGTICDDQWDDRDAEVVCRQLGLSGNPRALSWAHYGQGSGPILLDEVECSGNELSLDQCKKSDWGRQNCDHIEDAGVSCDPFTEGTVRLAGGRSPSEGRVEVYYNGDWGTVCDDGWTDLGAQVVCRQLGFSGPATLASEGDYAAGQGFILLDDVACVGTELSLLDCPHSNWGQHDCSHAEDVGVRCSPECNTVMDGSLGPPVRLVDGESTKEGRVEVFLNGQWGSVCDEGWTDRDAAVVCRQLGFSGTAKARAMAYFGEGHGPIHLDNIECSGMEHTLGQCVRPDTRIHSCWHSEDAGVICDYVEEKVQDIRRTGPESGVCGMRLLHRRKKRIIGGNKSLRGGWPWQASLRLKGFHQDTRLLCGATLISSCWVVTAAHCFKRFGVDVRRYVLRVGDYHTGVKDEFERELPVERIVLHRNYWAGSNDNDIALVRMRGREGHCLSFSRHVLPICLPDRKEKSDINRQACIISGWGDTGKSYSRTLLQGVVPLLPREDCEVRYGQKFTNRMICAGNLSEDKRVDSCQGDSGGPLMCQRSDGRWIILGITSWGYGCGRKDSPGVYTKVSKYVPWIKKVTKLK, from the exons ATGGAGATCCCGAAAGTACTCGGGGTCCTGGTAGAGCTGTTGAGTCTGTTATCCTGTCTCAGTTGCATGGAG gCTTTCCTGGGATCCCagcccaaccaaaaccatttgCAGAGTGCAG TGTCCAGCGTGTGTGGTGTCGGACCTCTGGGGTATTACAATGGCTCACTGGCAGTCACTGAGGCTGGGGCAGAGTGCCTCAACTGGGCAGAGTTCCCTGATTATGTTCAGCAGTACCCAGACCGTGGCCTGGGGGACCACAACCACTGCAGGAATCCAGACGGGGGAACTACACCCTGGTGCTTCTACCGGCTTGCGTCAGGGGCCATCGGCTGGGCTAACTGCGACTGTAACCAAG GTGCTGTGCGGTTGGCTGAAGATAGCAGTGTGGAGCTGTACTTCAGTGGACTCTGGGGCGCCATCTGTGCTGACCACTGGACTGACTGGGATGCCAGTGTTGTCTGCAGGCAGCTAGGTCTCAG TGAGATCGGCACAGCCGGGAAGAAGAGCCATCCTGGACTGTGGCCTGTTCCCCTGCACCTGCAGTCAGCAAACTGCCATGGGGATGAGAAAGCCCTGCTGCAGTGTGGCTACCGGGAAGCTGTGTCAGGAGCTTGTAagcaggggagtgctgtggtAACATGTGTCCCTCCAGAAG GTGTAGGTGCCCCGCTACGTTTAGTTGGGGGAAAGGAGAGCTTTGAAGGACGAGTGGAGGTTTACCATGATGGCAAGTGGGGTACCATCTGTGATGACCAGTGGGACGACCGGGATGCTGAAGTAGTTTGTAGACAGCTGGGACTCAG TGGGAACCCAAGAGCCTTGTCATGGGCTCACTATGGGCAGGGATCTGGCCCAATCCTGTTGGATGAAGTAGAGTGCTCAGGCAATGAACTCTCGCTTGACCAGTGCAAGAAGAGTGACTGGGGAAGGCAGAACTGTGACCACATTGAGGATGCTGGAGTCTCATGTGACCCTTTCACAG AGGGCACTGTCAGGCTGGCTGGTGGCCGCAGCCCCAGTGAAGGCAGAGTGGAAGTTTATTACAATGGAGACTGGGGCACAGTTTGTGATGATGGCTGGACAGACCTCGGTGCCCAGGTggtctgcaggcagctgggcttCAG TGGTCCTGCTACTCTGGCCTCTGAAGGGGACTATGCTGCTGGCCAAGGCTTTATCTTACTGGACGATGTGGCTTGTGTGGGGACAGAACTGTCTCTCCTGGACTGTCCCCACAGCAACTGGGGGCAGCATGACTGCTCACATGCTGAGGATGTGGGAGTCCGCTGCTCCCCTGAATGTAACACAGTCATGGATGGCAGCCTGG GACCTCCTGTGCGGTTGGTGGATGGAGAAAGCACCAAGGAGGGACGGGTTGAGGTATTCCTGAATGGGCAGTGGGGCAGTGTCTGTGATGAAGGCTGGACAGACAGAGATGCTGCAGTCGTTTGCAGGCAACTGGGATTCAG TGGTACAGCAAAAGCCAGGGCAATGGCTTATTTTGGTGAAGGCCATGGGCCCATCCATCTGGACAACATAGAATGCAGTGGCATGGAGCACACCCTGGGGCAGTGTGTCAGGCCTGACACCAGGATtcacagctgctggcacagtGAGGATGCTGGTGTGATTTGTGACTATGTGGAAGAGAAGGTCCAAGACATCAGAAGAACAG GTCCAGAGTCTGGTGTGTGTGGGATGCGCCTGCTTCACCGTCGCAAGAAAAGGATCATAGGTGGAAACAAGTCTCTCAG agGTGGTTGGCCATGGCAGGCCTCACTACGGCTGAAAGGTTTTCATCAAGATACTCGTCTGTTGTGTGGAGCTACATtgatcagcagctgctgggtaGTGACTGCAGCCCACTGCTTCAAAAG GTTTGGCGTTGATGTGCGGCGCTACGTGCTGCGGGTGGGCGATTACCACACAGGCGTGAAGGACGAGTTTGAGAGGGAGCTGCCCGTGGAGCGGATTGTCCTCCACAGGAACTACTGGGCTGGCAGCAATGATAATGACATCGCCCTGGTCCGGATGCGGGGCAGAGAGGGGCATTGTCTCTCCTTCAGTCGTCATGTTCTACCTATCTGCCTGCCTGATAGGAAAGAGAAGTCTGACATCAACAGGCAAGCCTGCATCATCTCTGGCTGGGGAGACACAG GGAAGTCCTACTCCAGAACCCTGCTGCAGGGGGTGGTGCCTCTTCTCCCACGGGAAGACTGTGAGGTCCGTTATGGGCAGAAGTTCACTAACCGTATGATTTGTGCTGGGAACCTTTCTGAAGATAAAAGGGTGGACAGCTGCCAAGGTGACAGTGGAGGGCCACTCATGTGTCAGAGGTCAGATGGACGCTGGATCATTTTGGGGATCACTTCCTGGGGCTATGGCTGTGGTCGGAAAGATTCCCCTGGTGTGTACACAAAGGTCAGCAAATACGTACCCTGGATCAAGAAAGTGACAaagctaaaatga